A stretch of the Lactuca sativa cultivar Salinas chromosome 9, Lsat_Salinas_v11, whole genome shotgun sequence genome encodes the following:
- the LOC111889765 gene encoding uncharacterized protein LOC111889765 encodes MAVFLEAPISLDEIKAAIWACGSDRAPGPNGFSSTLLKKHWDVIGNDFYFVVKYFEATGVIDKGCNASFITLIPKVQDPISMCDFRPISLIGCLYKTVSKILAERLKKVIHLVVSPVQMAFIKSRYILDGTLILNEVIAWLKKNTKVAFAFKVDFEKAFDCLSWEYLDSILQQMEFEDKWRSWIHGCLSSTRISVLINGSATSEFCMERGIRQELLARYSNCSIGSFPFIYLGLPVGASMARVTYWNPIIEKFQARLSKWKATNLSFGGRLTLCKVVLTSLSTFYFSIYKAPVKVIKTLEKIRMRFFWGGDATSKKMAWISWDKILADKDRGGLGIGSLKAQNLALLGKWWWRFMNYPENTWAEVIKSIYGDDGGFDRPSVAKKKSGCWGTIANIPKVLEKDSVSFSNHFHRSLNPNGVLKWSWSLEPSGVYSVGSLRCYIDKLSLPASDGIWICHGAPESKQHIFLECPVSREVWQLICKWWRLLGYPLVSTRDLLQCKGNITGHQRLAWIHEAIMLTFIWVI; translated from the exons ATGGCTGTCTTTCTTGAGGCCCCCATCTCTCTAGATGAAATTAAAGCAGCAATATGGGCATGTGGTTCAGATAGAGCTCCTGGACCTAACGGGTTCTCGTCTACTTTGCTAAAAAAGCATTGGGATGTGATTGGAAACGACTTCTACTTTGTAGTAAAATATTTTGAAGCCACGGGAGTCATCGACAAGGGCTGTAATGCATCCTTCATCACCCTCATACCAAAAGTCCAGGACCCcatatcgatgtgtgatttcaggCCCATTAGTTTAATCGGGTGTCTATATAAAACCGTTTCAAAGATCCTTGCGGAAAGACTTAAGAAGGTGATTCATTTGGTGGTTAGCCCAGTACAGATGGCTTTTATCAAGAGCAGATACATCCTGGACGGAACTCTAATCCTAAATGAAGTTATCGCTTGGCTAAAAAAGAATACGAAGGTAGCTTTTGCATTTAAAGTCGACTTCGAGAAAGCTTTCGACTGCCTCAGCTGGGAATATCTTGATTCGATTTTGCAGCAGATGGAATTTGAGGACAAGTGGCGGTCATGGATCCACGGTTGCCTATCTTCTACTAGAATTTCGGTTCTAATAAATGGGTCTGCTACTTCTGAATTTTGTATGGAGCGTGGTATCAGGCAAG AATTATTGGCCCGTTATAGTAATTGCTCCATTGGATCCTTTCCCTTCATATACCTTGGTCTGCCGGTTGGTGCTTCTATGGCTAGAGTGACATACTGGAACCCTATAATAGAGAAATTTCAAGCGAGATTATCAAAATGGAAGGCCACCAATCTATCTTTTGGTGGGCGCTTAACACTGTGTAAAGTTGTGTTGACTAGTCTTAGCACCTTTTATTTCTCTATATATAAAGCCCCGGTTAAAGTTATAAAAACTCTCGAGAAGATTAGGATGCGGTTCTTTTGGGGGGGAGATGCAACCTCCAAGAAAATGGCTTGGATATCTTGGGACAAAATCCTGGCTGATAAAGATAGAGGTGGGCTTGGAATTGGCAGTTTAAAGGCCCAAAATTTAGCTCTGTTGGGCAAATGGTGGTGGAGATTCATGAACTATCCTGAGAATACGTGGGCGGAGGTGATAAAATCTATTTATGGAGATGATGGGGGTTTCGACAGGCCATCAGTTGCGAAGAAGAAAAGTGGCTGCTGGGGCACCATTGCAAATATTCCAAAAGTTCTAGAAAAGGATAGTGTAtctttttcaaatcattttcatcGGTCTCTGAATCCCAATGGGGTTCTCAAATGGTCTTGGTCACTCGAACCTTCTGGGGTATATTCGGTTGGGTCTCTAAGATGTTACATTGACAAACTCTCTCTTCCAGCTAGCGATGGCATATG GATCTGCCATGGAGCTCCGGAATctaaacaacatatttttttagAGTGTCCGGTTTCGAGGGAGGTTTGGCAGCTTATCTGCAAATGGTGGCggttgttgggttatcctcttgTTTCAACCCGTGACTTGCTACAATGTAAAGGGAATATAACAGGGCATCAAAGGCTAGCATGGATTCATGAAGCTATAATGCTAACTTTTATCTGGGTGATCTAG